One segment of Papaver somniferum cultivar HN1 unplaced genomic scaffold, ASM357369v1 unplaced-scaffold_137, whole genome shotgun sequence DNA contains the following:
- the LOC113334611 gene encoding uncharacterized protein LOC113334611, with amino-acid sequence MSSSNLTKLDFAALDIFGNNYISRVLDAELHLQAKNLAHTIKEGNVASEQDRALVLIFLRHHIHNGLRSEYAVKDPEVLWSCLKDRCDHPKMVILPKAKNDRLNSALFKITSQLKLCGENVTYEQLLEKTFTTFHASSVVLQQQYRERRFKKYSELISCLLVAKQNNELLLRNHESRPVGSVFVPEVHATTSSTNGNGRGNNKGKRKRGRGNKKNQDKSSRFNPNHQEGKDDTPKKEQKPDKRKDSSDKPIKNKEDIVTVVV; translated from the coding sequence ATGTCGTCGTCGAATTTAACTAAGCTAGACTTTGCGGCTTTAGATATTTTCGGTAACAACTATATTTCACGGGTTCTGGATGCGGAGTTACATCTCCAAGCTAAGAATCTTGCCCACACAATTAAAGAAGGAAATGTTGCATCCGAGCAGGATAGAGCATTGGTTTTAATTTTTCTTCGTCATCATATCCACAACGGGTTAAGATCAGAATATGCCGTTAAGGACCCTGAGGTTCTGTGGAGTTGCTTGAAAGATAGATGTGACCACCCGAAGATGGTTATTCTGCCTAAAGCCAAAAATGACAGGTTGAATTCTGCATTGTTTAAAATCACTTCACAACTGAAATTGTGTGGTGAAAATGTAACATATGAACAATTACTCGAGAAAACTTTTACCACTTTCCACGCCTCGAGTGTTGTCTTGCAGCAACAATATCGAGAGCGTCGTTTTAAGAAATACTCAGAGTTGATTTCATGTCTACTTGTTGCAAAACAGAATAATGAATTATTATTAAGAAATCATGAATCTCGTCCCGTGGGCTCTGTTTTTGTGCCTGAAGTACATGCAACAACGAGTTCTACCAATGGTAATGGACGGGGAAATAATAAGGGTAAAAGGAAACGTGGTCGTGGTAATAAAAAGAACCAAGACAAGAGTTCACGGTTTAATCCAAACCACCAGGAGGGGAAAGATGACACCCCAAAAAAAGAACAGAAGCCAGATAAAAG